A genomic segment from Diospyros lotus cultivar Yz01 chromosome 5, ASM1463336v1, whole genome shotgun sequence encodes:
- the LOC127801103 gene encoding V-type proton ATPase subunit B2: MGAATNNVDMDEGTLEIGMEYRTVSGVAGPLVILEKVKGPKYQEIVNIRLGDGTMRRGQVLEVDGEKAVVQVFEGTSGIDNKYTTVQFTGEVLKTPVSLDMLGRIFNGSGKPIDNGPPILPEAYLDISGSSINPSERTYPEEMIQTGISTIDVMNSIARGQKIPLFSAAGLPHNEIAAQICRQAGLVKRLEKTSNLLEDREEDNFAIVFAAMGVNMETAQFFKRDFEENGSMERVTLFLNLANDPTIERIITPRIALTTAEYLAYECGKHVLVILTDMSSYADALREVSAAREEVPGRRGYPGYMYTDLATIYERAGRIEGRTGSITQIPILTMPNDDITHPTPDLTGYITEGQIYIDRQLHNRQIYPPINVLPSLSRLMKSAIGEGMTRRDHADVSNQLYANYAIGKDVQAMKAVVGEEALSSEDLLYLEFLDKFERKFVAQGAYDTRNIFQSLDLAWTLLRIFPRELLHRIPAKTLDQYYSRDAAN, from the exons AGTACAGAACTGTCTCTGGAGTTGCTGGACCACTGGTCATCCTTGAAAAAGTTAAG GGACCTAAGTATCAAGAGATTGTCAATATACGCTTGGGAGATGGAACGATGAGGCGTGGCCAAGTCCTAGAAGTAGATGGGGAGAAGGCTGTTGTTCAG GTTTTTGAAGGAACATCTGGAATTGATAACAAATACACAACTGTGCAGTTTACAGGGGAG GTCTTGAAAACTCCAGTTTCATTGGATATGCTTGGACGCATATTTAATGGTTCTGGTAAACCCATTGATAATGGGCCTCCTATCTTGCCTGAGGCTTATTTGGATATTTCTG GGAGTTCTATCAACCCTAGTGAAAGAACATATCCTGAAGAGATGATACAGACAGGGATCTCGACAATTGATGTCATGAATTCAATTGCTAGAGGACAGAAAATCCCTCTCTTTTCTGCTGCTGGTCTTCCCCATAATGAAATAGCTGCTCAGATATGTCGTCAGGCCGGGCTAGTAAAGCGATTAGAGAAAACCAGTAACCTTCTTGAG GATCGGGAAGAGGACAATTTTGCCATTGTGTTTGCAGCAATGGGAGTCAATATGGAGACTGCACAGTTCTTCAAACGTgattttgaggaaaatggatcGATGGAAAGGGTCACCCTTTTTCTAAACCTG GCAAATGATCCCACAATTGAACGTATTATTACTCCCCGAATTGCTTTGACCACTGCAGAATATTTGGCCTATGAGTGTGGCAAGCATGTCCTCGTCATATTAACAGATATGAGTTCCTATGCAGATGCCCTTCGTGAG GTATCTGCTGCCCGAGAGGAAGTTCCAGGAAGGCGTGGATATCCTGGGTATATGTATACTGATCTGGCAACAATCTATGAGCGAGCTGGACGAATTGAAGGAAGAACAGGCTCCATCACACAGATTCCAATTCTAACAATGCCTAATGATG ATATCACACATCCCACTCCTGATCTTACGGGTTATATTACTGAGGGGCAGATATATATTGACAGACAGCTGCATAATCGACAG ATATACCCACCAATCAATGTACTCCCCTCCTTGTCCCGTCTAATGAAG AGTGCCATTGGTGAGGGGATGACTCGGAGGGATCATGCTGATGTCTCCAATCAG TTATATGCAAATTATGCCATTGGAAAGGACGTCCAGGCGATGAAAGCTGTGGTTGGAGAAGAAGCGCTCTCTTCTGAGGATCTG CTATATCTGGAGTTCCTAGACAAATTTGAGAGGAAATTCGTCGCTCAAGGGGCGTACGACACCCGCAACATCTTCCAGTCACTTGACCTGGCATGGACACTGCTTCGGATCTTCCCACGAGAGCTACTCCATCGTATACCAGCAAAGACCCTCGATCAGTACTACAGTCGGGATGCAGCTAATTAA